The following nucleotide sequence is from Diospyros lotus cultivar Yz01 chromosome 3, ASM1463336v1, whole genome shotgun sequence.
ttatttttattcttgaacattattatataataatacgTACCATTCCTACCCTACGTACCAAAGCAGCACTCTCACAAATCATAACCACTATTTTACTGTATTAACTTAACTACGTACTATTATCCAATATATAATGCTCTAGTTAGGGCACATGTACAATATGTAGAAatattcataattataaatatataacgattaaaactatattatatatatagaattcaTCACATATATAATACTTGAtcaacttaaaaacatattaagTAGCATTATTAAATATTCTACAATTAGAAACTAAactattgtaaaaaaaaatattaacacgTATTTATTTACGATGAAAACtaataaaacttaaaatgaaaattttgaattataaaaagAACTATTATTATTCatacaataacaaaataatatatatatatataatattcaaatAGAAATAGTATATAGTTCACATCAAGTCATTCCAAATACcttaaactattattatattatattctcaaacatccaaaaataaaataaaaatgcaaaaaagaagaagaaaaaggccTGGTCGGTTCAAATATTGGTCCTGGAATATTCATCCATCAATTGGCAAGTTCTATGATTTAGCTGGATTTTTAGTGTCAATGGAATCAGTTTGTGGATCAATACTCAAATTTTCaggttccatatatatatatatatatatatatagttctatTCTGGAACCAATGTTATGAATCGATTGATCttcaatatataaatgtaaacagATCCAGGCAAATCATGAAATGAtcttgtaaaattttatcacatatatatatatatatgtgcagaAATGGATTCATATCTTAATTCCGCATTATTAATGAGCccaaaaatttatcaaataatcacataattaaggcatatatatatatgggttttttttgttaattaagagCCCAAAGAAGATACCATATTTTTAGGAATaatatatttcttaaaaaatagaataaaatggtAGAATGACATATGTACTTATATTGAGTGGAGTGGGAGTGGGAGTTTGGCCTTTGGGATAGGCATGCGGGCAACTTGActaaaaggagaagagaaaagtGGTGATCCACCTTGAATTGGGGtctatgcatttatatatatatatatatatatatatgcagcatCAAacctgttatatatatataaatatatatatgtcgaCATAATGttcctatatatgtatatattatctCCACTGCGACAAAATTCTACtcaaaatatgtatatgtacatatgtatatacatagaCTAGACCCACCTGTACCAGATCATGGATATAGACACTGCGCGCCCTTAATTGGCTAAATATCTAGCTTGGCATCCATGCATGGCATGCAGTGTGAAATAACtacacaaattttcaattaaaagcaTGGAATGAGAAACATGcaacatagatatatatatacatatgtagtCCCTTAAACCACTTCAAGATCAGGAACTCGTGTTTAATTTGTTCTCAATTAATCACTTAAGATCCATGTGCTTGGCTTTATTGTGTTACCAGACAAAGGGAAAGTTGGattggaaaattttaaaaaaacatattcTAAAGTTCATTAAAAGTATCAGTACGTATTTATGTTTTATGGTGCTTTCGGTCTCCTTCACCTATATATTCATATCTGGCTATATGCGTGGTTATAATTTCACTCCAGTTATCCTCCTGCTCTTACTGAAACTTAATtcatgctttatatatatatatacacatttataaGGTTGTATTTAATTAGATGGATGAATTtcaaatgatttatatatattcttttaaattctgtcatatgaaatgacacttaattGTGCAAGtatcatttaataaaattattctgtTTCTTGAGTTCTTCAAATCTACTTTGAATTTGGACTCATGTTTTTAGTACGTAGCGTCAGTTTACATCTTTGAAATTAAAGAGTAATTGGGgtggttttgttttgtttttgtctcTTAATTTGTCCATTGCTAGCTGCTGCTTTTGGCTTGGGTTTCTTCCCAGTTTTCTTTACTCTCTCCAAGGGTATAGCCAAAGCCATTAATATTCTCATGCATTTTCTTATCTACTAATTAAGAAGATTAATGAGATAACAAGGAGAGATCaattcatatatgtatatagggcGGGATCGATGTAATCTTAAGCTTAATTTccctaaaatataaataacattatttttgtgAAAGCGTCTTTGAAATCCCTTCTAGTGGAAATTTATTTTACTGTTACATTCATCCCCCcttgaaattctaaaattaattaataaccacataaaaaaatgttaatttcttttttaaatattggtTGTTTGTATATGGTGGAGCTAGCATGCAGCATGCTGTAGACAAAAGTATGGCACTGAGGTTGACAGTGGTATCTTCGGCTGGTGGggaaaagttaaaagaaaaggtgaaaaaggaaagaagaaaaagcaaTGTCGGCTGAGATTGAAGCAAGCAACATCGAATTGCACGAAACTACGAATATAAAGCCGTGAACTGTGAATGAATTACCAGATTAAGTAAGCACTGTTAAGCATCAAAACTACACGCAAAAACACCAACAGCTACAAGAAGGCCAAAGTATATTCAAAGAAATCACAAGAAAGTCATGTAAATCGGGGAGGTGGTAAGCATGGTTATAGAGGGTTGGCAGtcacataaatatatgtttctCAAAAGTGAAGGGTTTTGCACAGAATTtagcttaattaattagagATGCAAACCTAACAGTTATTAAATATTGAAGGCAGTtcatatacaatatatatatatatctatatatatactatatgcGCATAAGTAAGCTCATAATCGATGCGATCAGTACAGATGAATGAAGAGCTCAAAATGCAGGGAATGGCACCAGTGGTATTAGCTAGTGGCAGGCACATTAGTACTTACATAAAGCTGGTAAGCCACTTGATATGAAGAAAAGGGTTTTCTCCAGTACTGGGTAAAAGAAGCTCATCAAATATCTGGCTCCAAGTAACTGGAATACCATGAATTCACCTGCTTCATGGTCTGTCTTTTGCATGGCCTGTACATGTCACAAGGTTTACTACCTTGTCAAATTTCAGAATATATAAAATCCAAGGTGTAGATTAATGGTAGCaaaagagaataataataattaactacaGGTTCTTTTAATGAACTATAGCTAGAGGAGTAGGGTATAGCTTGAATAACATATATACCATACAATCAAAAGAGTGATCAAAATGGGGCCTATGGGGTATGCTTTATTCTTGTTTGGTGTACGTGCTAATGCTCtgagataattttatatgtatatatatatatattcatttgtaAAGGCTCACGAGAAAGATTTTCATCTAGAAAAATATGCTTTTCCCAGACCAGatttaatgtcatttaataatTAGTCACGCGTAACAGGGAGGGCCATCTTCATGATGGGAATGCTGACTTCTACTACTGCCATGGTGATGAAAAGTTGCTTTCAAGTATTAAGCTAGAGTTTAGATGCATGATAATGTGATGCGCGCATCACAAATGAATTGGTTGCACTCACACCGGCTAAGATTAACAAATTCTGCAGAACTGCCTAGGTTTGAGTGATAAAGTGAGTTGAATCTTCTAAGACACAAGTAACCTGCCCAAAAAGGTGTGATAGGAGGCAATTCATGCAAAAGTGGTAAACTTTACCCCTAAAATTTTGTATGAGATTCTAGAGCTTTTGTTCATTTGACTGAACTAAACTAGactcttatatttaaataatgtCACCTTACTTCTCAAGCTAAGAGAACAActaattttgagaatatatatatatatatatatatatgaccatTGCATAATGGCCATTAAATACGCATCATTACTTTATAGATGATACATCATAGTTGCACTCAATCCTACAAAGAGCAAATAGAAGCATGACAAGTAAGCAAATAACAGAACAAAATAGGCTAGCTAGCCATCACTAATTGgaactaataatattggacaagtTCACAGCCAATGAGAACGACTCTTGATAATTACGCATGGCCACTATGAAACAAATAGACGGCGAGTAAACGTCAGATCCAATACAATTGCCTTAATATCTATGTACTTAGTATTATCAAGTTCATTGGTGGGCTTCTTTTTCAAGGGCCGATATCGAGCCGAAAATTGAGACTATATTAGCTCGGGTCTATAATGGAAAAGCGGGAAATCCATTGTAAAATAGTTACTGTCATTCTCTTTTttcccttatatatatatatatatatattccagtCTTTCATATCCTATTTTGCTACTCTAGTTTTTTACTTGTggaagaagttgtgtcaacaaGATCATCATAGAAGTGAAAGTTGAAGAAGGCTTGACCATAAGAATAATGCAGCCAAATGTACGGCAAAAAATTAGTGTTCCTAGTGGGGTAAAGtaatcataattacttaagcaTCCCAATTTAGTATTTAACACTGGAGAGTGACCTGCCACACACATGCTAACACCACAACTCAATTAACTTCTTAATACTAACAAAAATTTTCTTGAGGTATCAACTATATATCCATGTTGAGTGAATTAAATGCTTATAATCAGaaaacccataaaaaaaaaaaacatagtgGTAAAAGTGAATTAGAGAGTACCAACTTTGTCATTGATTTCGCATTCCAGGGGGTACGATGTCGCCAAGGAGTCCTTCATCAGTGGGACGGTGTGGATTTGGCTCGGCTAGCACGTAGGGTTCTCTTggaacctggtgtgattttggtgCACTAGATGAACCTTGTTGAGGAAATTGTACTCTTGGGAAATATAACTGTGAGGCTGAAGGAGTCAACGGGCTTGCAAAGGCAGCTTCATGACTGATTAATCCACCTCTAGGGAATCCAACAGAATGGTGACAGTGCTGGCCTTCATAAGTCGTGATCACAATAGCTGGATCTTCAGATGAGCGTTCAACTCTTTTCTTCACCGTGCATTTGCTGTTTGTACAGCGATAGTAGCTCCTGCAAGATATTGAGAATAATGTAATAGACATggcctcttttcttttctacccTTCAAGTGTTTTGGCTTCTTAATTTACTAGCTGTGAGATTTCAATATTCTGCTGGAATAcctatttcatatatatatatatagatagttCATCGAATGCTAGAATCTTATATTTTCGTGGCTCGTATATCATCATCCTCTTCTGCCAGATGCCACTCAGCTTTAATTGATCAAAATGGAGATTATGAACTTTATTCTAAAAATTGTAAGGAAAAGGAATcagatatttatatataataccaTTTAATTTGAATCAAGGTGATTCTGCAAAATACTTCATATTATGATATACACATGAACTGATTAATCTTAGGAAAGACAAGAAGTAATAGTATAGAATTCTTAATTCAACATgctacatatataaaattagtcAGAGATTTAATGCAagatatacacacacgcatatatataagGAAATCAAACAGttttcaaaaaacaaaatagatattattatttttcttcccttttatcCGTGAAGTATTTGTAAGTAAGCGACAAGCCATACAGAGAGAGACCATATTCCATTAAACTTATATGTACAGTCATACAAGTCATTAATAATTAGATTAACACAGTTGAGACAGATATCTATCCTATATACAATATAAACATTTTAGCAGCACAGGAACAGGATATAATATAGCTCAATAATGCGTGTTTCCTCTTAAGCAATAAAGTGGAATACAGGAGATAATATAtgggaaacaaaaaatagaatacAGGAGATTACATGAACTTagaactacaaaaaaaaaaaaaaaatgactatgTCAACTTGAAAAATGTAACAGAAGTGACTACTTACCTTGGAAATGGGCTATTTTTAACTGCTTTCTGCCCATATTTCCGCCATCTATAACCATCTTCAAGATGATCAACTTCACTCCTAGTCATGAATGCAAAACGTGGTTGTCGGATTCGCTTTTGCCCCTTCTTTCTAACTTTGCTCCTACAAGTTATTTAGTCAAAAGATCATCAGTGTAAAAGCAAATTTCTTGGAAAAATTTCGAAAAACATAGGATTAGAGAATGTCCAAATTATAAATAGGGAATATTTCATTAAAACAGAAGGAAGGAAATTACTATCTCAATATATAAGTTAAAAGCAAGACAATCTAAGTACTACTAGATaatcttttcttaaaaagaTGAGTACCTGTCACGTGTTGGATTAGGTAagtgatttatttatttcactacaccattttatatatgcatgtagaGAAACAAGAAAGAATTAAGGAACAAACTGAAGAAACTAAAGCAAAAGGAAAACGGAAGttcctaaaaattaattttcaagagTGGAATATCAACAGGCGTATCAACTCGGCCCCTATTCCATTTGAAGTTAAAGGAACAAAATTTCCAGTTAGGCAGTGGCAGTTGATCGCTGAATCAGAATAACCAGGAAGataattagaagaaaaaaccaagggaaattaaataattcttcatcaatcaaattataaacatcatacaaaaataaaaatagaactTATCCTCCACGTACAGAGTGCAAGTAGCAGAAGACTAACTAGAGGAAGTGATCAAAAATATGATGAAACTCCACTGGCatcttaaagaaagaaaaaaaagaaaaaagaaaaaaggagagagagagacaagcATGCCATTTGGATATTCCTCAGAATTCTACAAGAGTGTAAAGTACATTCCTTGTTTATATCAAAGCTGGTAGCATCAACCTGCATGCCTTTTTGAtgttattcataaatattattgtaaAGGACTCTCATTtcctccaaattaatttatagctaatattttctatatgaaaatttattaatttgccCACATTTTCCTTTGTGGGGTAAAACATTATGTTCCTCGTTGTAAGAAATATAAGCTTACTTCACTAACAGAACCAAGAAGAACATCAAGGGGCAAAGACTTGAAGGAATTCTTCACTACCTAGAAGCAGGAATCACATTGGTAAACAAATCAGCGAGGCTAGAGTGCTGATTTAAGAAGAGTGTTaacacaaggaaaaaaaataaataaaagagtgTTGATATCAGAAAATTCAAACGCGCATCAGAGCTGACAAGCATAAaagtaagatatatatatttatatatttcaagcCAAAGACcatgaaatgaagaagaagaagaagaagaaagaagccaACCCATAATAACCATTCCACCAAATAGTTTTAAGAGAAGCATTATGTCAAGCAGCTTACATCCACCTATATGTCCAAATATATAGTATTAACCAAGGAGTAGTGTActgcattatatatattttgaagaaatcaaaaaagaaaacaacacgAGAGAACAAATGCAAGAACAAAAGATCCGTTATAATGCAGATGTATAAGCAAACTTAATGCACCTGGGCTGCAACACTGGAAGGGAAGAAATGACAGGTTTACATAAATATTCTCCCTTTTTCCTGTTGTGTCACTTTGTTCTTCCTATAGCGCACTGATCATCCAACGAACAAATGCAATGCACCATCAttttgtgtaattttctaaaagtGTTGGCACCCAGAAAAAGTTACCCCACGCCATTCCCGCCGCTATTGCGGCGGGTTTCAAAGCAAAGCCTACAACTACATGCAATTCTCATAATTAAGAATCTCTCTCCACCTCATTTTGCTGATTTTACTCTATCAGGCCCAGAATTTTCGGTAATGACAAAAATGACTCCGCTACTCGGCGTTCAAGGGGCTGTACGGACGCGGAAATGGCATTCCCCGGTGgaaaactaataaataaataaaataaactacaaCTTTGTTCTGGGAAATTTGGGATTTAGCTCCTGCTTTTCGCCCATAGAAAATCCGATTATTACGATACTGCCCCCTAAACATGGAGTAGTGTTCACGCAACACCGAAACGCACACAAAGCACACACACTCACGCTGTCTCGGGCGGTGGTTTGTCCCCTCCGGAGGCCGTCGACTTCTCCGGCGGATCCTCCGAGGAGCTCGAAGACACCGATGGGTTCGACGTCGAAGCATCGCCGGCAGGCCCCGCATGAACGGCGGTGATGTTCCCCCTCTCCGGCTTCAACGGCCTATCACTCCCCGCCAATTCCGGCCTCTCGTCCGCCGCCACACCGATCCGATCCAAGTCCGCGAAACCGCTGGGCTCGGGCCTGAGATTCCAACCGAATTCGCTCAGAACACTGCTCTCTCTATCGCTCCCGAAGAAGTATACGCCATCCGCGTCGTCACCGAACGCCCAGGTCGACTCGGCCGTTAACTCGGTGACTCCTGGATCGACTTGGCCCTTATTATCCATACAatctatacatacatatacaatCCCACCCACCTATATATGCTACATATACAGTACACGCTTAAagtccagagagagagagagagagagagttagggTTTCGGAGAAGGAAATTGAGGAGGCGCAACAACGAAGAGTGTGCAGTTTTGGAaactctttttccctttttgtgtttgtgtgttggGATTTCGAAACCTTTTGATTTTGGCAATAGAGatgtgagagtgagagagagagagagagagagagagagatgtgaaAAAGATAAGTTTTAGAAAATGGCCGTCAACTTGTGAACTGGTACGGGAGAGGCTGATATTTAAGCAAAATGCATTGAGAGAGAAACAACACTTCCACGCGCTTTCACTTTATGGTCTGTTTGGCAACTCAGAAAAGGAGCCCAGATCTGCTGTCCTTAAGCCTGTTCCCTTGGGTGTCTCATCAATTAAAATAAGTAAcattattaaatattgattattttaaattaataccacaaaacttaaaagtttttctttttaaatttattttgtaattaacaaaaaatatatatatctctttcaaataaaatattctgTCTGAAAGTAGTCTGtctgaaatattaatttttttcttattaattgtataataaattttagaagaaaaatattaaattttatactgTTAATTTGAGATAATCACTATTTGATGATGGGACAACCAAAGGACAGAGCACAAGTAGATATCTGGGCTCCAAAAGAGAGGCagaaaatcaaaaaacaaacaaaacccaGAAAAGTATACTAATTAGCTACAGTTTTGGTGGTTAGTATTTGAGTTTAGCTAAGAGAAATAAATACACACCATATGGGCCAAGTTCTAAAGTGTTGGCATAATTAACGCCCCCAATAAAATGCCAGTCGCATGTATGTTTAAACATtggaaaataagataaaaaatttattttttgtgtactTTTTAATGTGAAATTACATAAAGACAAATgaggaataatatatatatatatatatatgaagaagaagaagaagaagaagaagaagaattggaggATATATAATTCTAAAGATCCCTATTCCTCTATTTGGTTTGATCCAAAAGGGATGTGATGCAATTCAAAATCAGCCTCCAAAACCATTCAGCAagtagaatatatatatgtatatatatataaaaccaacCCACAAATGCATGAatcattcaaaattatatatgctattttatttatcaatgcAAAGTAATCTTCCAGAGATTGAACctttttatattaattgttttatttagcATTTCATTATACCATAAGAgaattctttgtttttttttttcttctttttagtcCTCATGcatgaaaaagagagagaatataaTCTCATGTGACCACTTTACaaatggaaacaaaaaacaacaatcaACCACTAGTCAATGGGTAttaaactagaaaaaaaaaaaaaaaacaagctagctagctagtatTACAAAGGAAGCATGACCCAACAACACaagtgttttaattaaaatgagtaaattatataaattatgcTTGAGATAAAACTTAAATTATAGGGATCATATATccatttatttgaaaaaattatatatagcaTCTGATCctttatcattaaaaataaaacaagttgACTATTTTAACACcctatattttttctttctcatattaattatatatatctctctaatttcattctctttctttctgttctCAATTtcgtttcaaaatatatataaaagaaaaagaaaagaaaaatcagcaGGGGTGGTTGGGGACTAAGGTTAGGGTTTTGATTTATGGAGCTGGGCTGGGGTTCATCAAATGATGGAGATCAAAGTAGAGactgggatatatatatatatatatatatatatatagtaagaGTGAGATAGAGAAAGGAAGACAGATTCAGAAAAGATAGAAAAGATGGGAGAAAGATTCAAATAAgaaaagtattattattattattattattattattattattattattattattattatttgcattttcaaatatggtaattaattaatgttgttaCATTTAATCATAACAATTAATgccccctatatatatatatatatatgatttaggatatttataagaaaattaaccCTCGCTTGCCTCTTCTTTAACTTCTCActtaattatttctttatattatcatcataaattatttgttatagCAATTATTCATTTATTGGGTGTTTAATTAGTTTGAAgcatacattaattaattctccAATATCGAAACCAGAAAGGctagcaagaaaaagaaagaaaaataaataaaataaatctcatatattaatgatggaagaaattaatttaatattgttAGATCGATGTATAAAAGAATCAGAAGCTTGAATCAGATTCTCAAATTCTAGTTACAAAAGAGGTTTAAGGGCATTCAACACTTTGCTTGGCTTAGTTTAAATTATAGGATCCTTAAAATTTggagtttataatttttatagagattctaataatttatttaatagagtattttggtattttaatatttaatttaaacaaaagttttttttttttttttttgtaaataaaaattgtattgcgaaaatcaaaacatgtctaaagcTTTAAACTGAGAGAATATTCcaccaaattgaaagaaataacctatatacaattatatataattggcAGAGGAAGtttgctaaaaagaaaaatgtctaTCTAGATGCTAACTCCCAAATTTCTATTGGTGAATTCCCTAAGCACTTAAAGACTTTTAAAGTGAATGTTCACATTTGCAATGCTAAGACTCAATTACTCACCTAAAAGAATTTAAAGAgaactcaatcaaagcatacaCCGTCAATTCATGGAACCTTTTTAAGCATTGGATTTGCACATGCGCACGAATGGCATCATTTATATTGAAGACACTCGGCCACTCCTCAAATAATAGCTTAAAGTGCCAACAACATACTCATAAATCAATCATTGTTTTACGTGAAAATTAGTATTTGTGGTGTTAACCCCTAATTACTAAGTTGTTCAACTCAATGGAGTAGAAGAATATTAGTTAGCTAGAAGCTACAAAAAATGCTACAAAGCACGACTTTGTAAAGTATGAGAAAAGAAATTGTAGCTAACCTTATCTAGATAACGCACAAAATTTGATGTGCCAACTGGAACATGGATCGCTATTGCTCTCTGAAGTATATGTTGTTGATTTCtctccatagaaaataaatcatAGCATGTAAAACCAAACGGTTAGCACCTTGTCAAGAGTTCTTATCGTTCCACTTTACT
It contains:
- the LOC127798357 gene encoding probable WRKY transcription factor 57, with amino-acid sequence MDNKGQVDPGVTELTAESTWAFGDDADGVYFFGSDRESSVLSEFGWNLRPEPSGFADLDRIGVAADERPELAGSDRPLKPERGNITAVHAGPAGDASTSNPSVSSSSSEDPPEKSTASGGDKPPPETASKVRKKGQKRIRQPRFAFMTRSEVDHLEDGYRWRKYGQKAVKNSPFPRSYYRCTNSKCTVKKRVERSSEDPAIVITTYEGQHCHHSVGFPRGGLISHEAAFASPLTPSASQLYFPRVQFPQQGSSSAPKSHQVPREPYVLAEPNPHRPTDEGLLGDIVPPGMRNQ